The following are from one region of the Silene latifolia isolate original U9 population chromosome 9, ASM4854445v1, whole genome shotgun sequence genome:
- the LOC141601275 gene encoding uncharacterized protein LOC141601275: MGDKLDSTVEFPKIDPSSPYYLDSQDGPGAKISHIMLCRDNYHDWQHSMTMSLKARRKFGFIDGSIKKPTSEFDLDIWEAVHCTLVQWLRNTIDPSILDNVSYVADASVLWAQLKEQFDVVDGTKIHGLKTQLHNCKQIKGMDVTSYYGKLKSLWDVLIVHEPPFACKCGKCECDIGTATLKRLDNERLHQFFMGIDSSLYGGVRSQQFQLDPLPSLSRAYSVVVQQECLRSDPTTPDVSEVAAFAALNSSVYWRVLRDQERGERRQMFCSFCETRGHEVSNFFFKTKRFPDWWGERPRTMAEYRRWRKEGSRGIDVGASSSSSGRDKQPTAHVNAVISGATAHSLLANDRLSGPNAEVTNDTTSDSNPEAPDDTTSGPSVSDMISNEPNHDIPESSTTTSNTTGEAMGRGQRQKFPNSRLRGYVLKTAHSPSPPSSEPSTPKSPSAITAGVEPPTFKEAIPNKEWCDAMKSEIEALERNETWELTTLPPDKKALGCRWIYKIKYQSDGEIERLKARLVVFGNHQVEGLDFGETFAPVVKMVTVRTFLAVAAKNKWELHQMDVHNAFLHGDLDDEVYMKIPPGFSRGKDGQSTFQAVLFGASSYVDDLVIAGNDSSAVAQFKTYLGNCFHMKDLGPLKYFLGLEIARSTGGIFISQRKYTLDIISETGLLGCKPAATPIEQHHALASATGPIVEDVESYRCLVGRLVYLSVTRPDVSYAVHILSRFLQ, from the exons ATGGGCGACAAGCTCGATTCCACTGTCGAATTTCCCAAAATCGACCCTTCGAGCCCGTATTATCTCGATTCCCAAGATGGACCCGGAGCAAAAATATCCCATATCATGCTTTGTCGTGATAATTACCATGACTGGCAACACTCCATGACGATGTCTTTGAAAGCTCGACGCAAATTCGGGTTTATAGACGGTTCGATCAAAAAGCCAACAAGCGAATTTGACCTCGACATTTGGGAGGCCGTTCACTGTACACTCGTGCAATGGCTTCGCAATACAATCGATCCCTCCATTCTCGACAACGTCTCCTATGTGGCGGATGCATCGGTGTTATGGGCACAATTGAAAGAGCAATTTGATGTCGTTGACGGCACCAAAATTCACGGTTTGAAAACTCAACTCCATAACTGTAAACAAATCAAAGGTATGGACGTAACCAGTTATTATGGTAAATTAAAATCTCTCTGGGATGTCCTTATTGTGCACGAACCACCATTTGCGTGTAAGTGTGGCAAGTGCGAATGCGACATAGGTACGGCTACTCTTAAGCGTCTAGATAATGAACGATTGCACCAGTTTTTTATGGGTATAGATTCGTCTTTGTATGGAGGTGTTAGGTCTCAACAGTTCCAATTAGACCCCCTCCCAAGCCTAAGCCGTGCCTATAGTGTAGTTGTTCAACAGGAATGCTTGCGGTCAGACCCGACTACTCCTGACGTGTCTGAAGTCGCGGCCTTTGCTGCCCTAAATTCCTCTGTCTACTGGAGGGTGTTACGGGACCAGGAAAGGGGAGAGCGTCGCCAAATGTTCTGCTCTTTCTGCGAGACAAGGGGCCATGAGGTCTCGAATTTTTTCTTCAAAACCAAACGGTTCCCAGATTGGTGGGGTGAAAGGCCACGAACGATGGCTGAATATCGACGTTGGAGGAAGGAAGGCTCTCGTGGGATAGACGTGGGGGCCTCGAGTTCGAGCTCTGGGCGTGACAAGCAACCCACTGCACATGTAAATGCAGTCATATCCGGCGCTACTGCTCATTCTCTCCTCGCTAATGATCGTCTCAGTG GCCCAAATGCCGAGGTCACTAATGACACGACCTCAGATTCGAATCCCGAGGCACCTGATGACACAACCTCGGGCCCCTCGGTTTCTGATATGATCTCTAACGAGCCCAACCATGACATTCCCGAATCTAGCACAACTACGAGCAATACCACGGGTGAAGCAATGGGCCGTGGCCAGCGTCAGAAATTCCCTAATTCAAGACTTCGTGGTTATGTTCTCAAGACCGCGCATAGTCCATCCCCACCATCCAGCGAACCGAGCACCCCCAAGTCGCCCTCAG CTATCACAGCCGGAGTCGAACCCCCGACTTTCAAAGAGGCAATCCCAAATAAAGAATGGTGCGATGCTATGAAATCTGAAATTGAGGCTTTGGAACGAAATGAGACATGGGAGCTTACAACACTTCCACCCGACAAGAAGGCTCTTGGGTGTCGGTGGATTTATAAAATTAAATACCAATCCGATGGAGAAATTGAGCGTCTAAAAGCGCGCCTTGTTGTGTTTGGAAATCACCAGGTGGAAGGTTTGGACTTCGGGGAAACGTTTGCTCCGGTCGTAAAAATGGTCACGGTACGCACTTTTCTAGCCGTCGCTGCAAAAAACAAATGGGAGCTCCACCAAATGGATGTACACAACGCCTTCTTGCACGGTGACTTGGATGATGAAGTATACATGAAAATTCCTCCGGGCTTCAGTCGTGGGAAAGACGGTCAA AGTACGTTTCAAGCAGTCCTATTCGGTGCTTCGTCCTATGTCGACGACCTCGTCATTGCGGGCAATGACTCTTCCGCTGTTGCTCAATTCAAGACGTATTTGGGGAACTGTTTTCACATGAAGGACTTGGGTCCTCTTAAGTACTTTCTTGGTCTCGAAATAGCACGAAGCACCGGAGGTATTTTTATTAGTCAACGGAAATATACGCTAGATATCATCTCCGAAACGGGTCTTCTAGGCTGTAAACCGGCTGCTACTCCAATAGAGCAACACCATGCTCTCGCTTCAGCCACAGGGCCTATAGTTGAGGATGTTGAATCATATCGATGCTTGGTTGGGAGACTCGTGTACTTATCTGTCACTCGGCCTGATGTGTCTTACGCGGTTCACATTCTTTCTCGCTTCCTACAATAG